The Stieleria maiorica genome includes the window GCCACGCCGATGCTGTTCGCCACCGGGACTGACTTCATAGTCATAGGCTTCGCCGCCGACCTTGGACCAAATCCCGTCGGGTTGGTAGGGGCGGATCGGCGGGCCGTGCTGTCGCAGGCTGAGCAAACCGGAAATCGCCAACGCGTTGTCCCGAATCATTTCCGCATCCATGCGAAAGCGAGCGCCACGCGCGAGCAGCCGATTGTCCGGGTCGATTTCGCGAAGGTCGTAACGAACGTTGGAGGATTGCTGATAGGTCGCCGACATGACGATCGTTTTGAGCAGTTTTTTCATCGACCATCCGTTGTCCATCCATTCGATCGCCAACCAGTCCAGCAGCCGTGGATGCGACGGCGGTTCTCCTTTGATGCCGAAATCTTCGGGCGTGGTGACGATGCCGTTGCCGAACAGTTCCGCCCACCAGCGGTTGACCGTCACGCGTGCGACGACCGGGTTGTCACGCGAGACCAGCCAGCGGGCCAGCGTCAATCGATCGCCCGGTCCATCGGGGCTGGGATGCAGCACTGCCGGCGTGCCGGGCTGAACCGCCGCGCCCGGCGAGCGATAGTCGCCGCGCTCGAAGACCGTGGACATCCGCGGTTGATCCAGTTCCACCATGACCAGTGTCGTGTCGGGGGCAAGCTGGTCGAGCCGTCGTTGCAGCTGATCGAGCTTGTTGCCGAGCGATTGGTAGTTTTCGTCGTGTTCGATCCGGAAATCGACCAGTGACTTTCGTTCCTTGGCGGACCACTTTTCGGGCGGTTTTGCGGCGGCGGCGACGATCGCTTCGGGAACGGCTCGGGCATCGACGTTTCCCGTCAGGGCGGAAATCTTGAATCGTCCGATCGTCAACGCCCGACCGAAGTGTTGCGTCATCGTGATCGCAAACGCTTGACCGGCGGCCAAGTCGATCGGTTCTTGAAGCGTGAACGTCGCCCAGTGCGGTTTGCCTTGTTGGGGCGAAATCGCCCAGCCACTTTTCGGGTTGTCATCGATCGCGTCGGCGACGGGATATCGCTTTTGCGAAAAGCTTGCCTTGGCCGCGGAGAACTCGATCGCGCGGGGCGGCGTATCGGCGGTTTCGCCGGACGCAGAATCAGAAACGAGTTCGACTTTAAATTCGTTCAACACGAAATTGCGTCGGTCGTTGCGTCCGGGCCCCTTGCCGGGCAGCGAATCGTCGAGCAACACGTCCAATCGGATCGCGGTGATCTGTCGGATCGGGGCAACCTGTTGGCGCGACGCAGGGGCCAGAAAGCGGTATTCATCCTGGTCCGGGGGATCACCGCCGTGCAACAAGATCGAACCGTCGTCGAGTCGTTCGTGCGAGTCGGTCGAACCTTGGGATTCAAACTCGGTGATGTCCAGCGTGTAGGTTTGCGGTGATTGCTCAATTGTCTCGGCAAGTCCGACGCTCCACTCGTCCAGACTGGCGGCCAGTTGCCGGCGCCGGCGCTGCTGTTGTTGTTTCACCTCGTCGAGTTGTTGCTGCACGCCGATGCGCTGTTGATCGCGCGCTGGCTGGGCCAGGGGCATGCTGGGACCCTGGAACTTGATCGACGATGGTTGTTTTGGATTGGCTCGATCGGCTTCCTGGGCGGTGTTGTTGAAATATGCCAGCAGTTGATAGTACTCCTGGGTCGTGAACGGATCGTATTTGTGATCGTGACACTGGCAGCATTCCAATGTCGTCCCCAGCCAGACGGCGCCGGTCGTGTTGACCCGATCGATGACCTGTTCGATGCGCGTTTCCTCGGGCAGCGAACCGGCTTCGACGTTGGTCGGTGTGCAGCGGTGGAATCCCGTGGCGATTTTTTGTGCTGCCGTCGCGTCGGGTAACAGATCGCCGGCGACTTGTTCGATTGTGAATTGATCAAACGGCATGTCGTCGTTGAGTGCGTCGATCACCCAGTCGCGGTAGGCCCAGATGTCGCGAAAGTTGTCGCGTTGGAATCCATGGGAATCTGCATAGCGGGCAAGGTCCAGCCAGGGGCGGGCCCAGCGTTCACCGAATTGTGGCCGACCCAACAGCGCGTCGACGATCGATTCAAACTGCCGGCGACTGGGGTCGCGAACAAACGCCTGGACCTCGTGGGGCGCCGGAGGCAGACCGACCAGGTCCAGGTAAACGCGGCGAATTAATTTTTCCGGCTCCGCCTGGGGCGACGGTTGGATGTTGTGGTCTTCCAGTCGTCGCAGCACAAAGTGATCGATCGGTGATTGCGGCCAGTCCGACTGGCGGGTCTGTGGCAGTTCGGGACGCTGCGGAGCGACATAGGCCCAGTGCTTGGGGGCAACGAAAGTATCGGGCCAGCGAGCACCTTGCGCGATCCAGCGTCGCAGTGTGTCGATCTGTGAGGCGGGCAACGGATCGCCGATCGCGGGCATGATCTCGT containing:
- a CDS encoding PSD1 and planctomycete cytochrome C domain-containing protein; protein product: MNTPSQPFPAITVFVVSFVCLAGLMVPVTSVADTPPSTTTPVEFGNQVYPILQRACFECHGAEKQEAGLRLDRREDLIESGTVEPEDPQASELLRRVLLPRGHDEIMPAIGDPLPASQIDTLRRWIAQGARWPDTFVAPKHWAYVAPQRPELPQTRQSDWPQSPIDHFVLRRLEDHNIQPSPQAEPEKLIRRVYLDLVGLPPAPHEVQAFVRDPSRRQFESIVDALLGRPQFGERWARPWLDLARYADSHGFQRDNFRDIWAYRDWVIDALNDDMPFDQFTIEQVAGDLLPDATAAQKIATGFHRCTPTNVEAGSLPEETRIEQVIDRVNTTGAVWLGTTLECCQCHDHKYDPFTTQEYYQLLAYFNNTAQEADRANPKQPSSIKFQGPSMPLAQPARDQQRIGVQQQLDEVKQQQQRRRRQLAASLDEWSVGLAETIEQSPQTYTLDITEFESQGSTDSHERLDDGSILLHGGDPPDQDEYRFLAPASRQQVAPIRQITAIRLDVLLDDSLPGKGPGRNDRRNFVLNEFKVELVSDSASGETADTPPRAIEFSAAKASFSQKRYPVADAIDDNPKSGWAISPQQGKPHWATFTLQEPIDLAAGQAFAITMTQHFGRALTIGRFKISALTGNVDARAVPEAIVAAAAKPPEKWSAKERKSLVDFRIEHDENYQSLGNKLDQLQRRLDQLAPDTTLVMVELDQPRMSTVFERGDYRSPGAAVQPGTPAVLHPSPDGPGDRLTLARWLVSRDNPVVARVTVNRWWAELFGNGIVTTPEDFGIKGEPPSHPRLLDWLAIEWMDNGWSMKKLLKTIVMSATYQQSSNVRYDLREIDPDNRLLARGARFRMDAEMIRDNALAISGLLSLRQHGPPIRPYQPDGIWSKVGGEAYDYEVSPGGEQHRRGVYVVVKRGSPYPSFINFDATARLACTVKRSRTNTPLQALTLLNDPVYVEAAKTLAARINAERGDASIDEKVDYAFQLCTARKPNPSELATLRHLYHQQSHADDPLYGVATVLLNLHETITKD